Proteins from a single region of Catenulispora acidiphila DSM 44928:
- a CDS encoding pyridoxal phosphate-dependent aminotransferase, whose protein sequence is MRLPYLNSRLAPMGTTIFAEMSALAVATGSINLGQGFPDTDGPEEIKRAAAEAVLSGRGNQYPPGPGIPELRTAVAAHQKRFYGLDFDPDTEVLITAGATEAIAAAMLALLEPGDEVVAFEPYYDSYTACIAMAGGVRVPVTLRPPHFRPDLDALRAAVTDRTRLLLLNTPHNPTGMVLTRAESEAIAQLVRERDLLVVTDEVYEHLTFGPEHIPLATLPGMRERTVTIGSAGKTFSFTGWKVGWVTAPPALVSAVRSAKQFLTYVASGPFQYAAATALALPDAYFSTLRTDLERKRDLLADGLTAAGFEVFRPDGTYFITTDISALTPKGGMDFCRELPERCGVVAIPNQVFYDDTEAARSLVRFAFCKKDEVLTEAVERLGRLKG, encoded by the coding sequence ATGCGCCTGCCCTACCTCAACAGCCGCCTGGCCCCGATGGGCACCACGATCTTCGCCGAGATGTCCGCGCTGGCCGTCGCGACCGGCTCGATCAACCTCGGCCAGGGCTTCCCCGACACCGACGGGCCCGAGGAGATCAAGCGCGCCGCCGCCGAGGCAGTGCTGTCCGGACGCGGCAACCAGTACCCGCCCGGACCCGGCATCCCGGAGCTGCGCACCGCCGTCGCCGCGCACCAGAAACGCTTCTACGGCCTGGACTTCGACCCCGACACCGAGGTCCTCATCACCGCCGGCGCCACCGAGGCCATCGCGGCGGCGATGCTGGCCCTGCTCGAGCCGGGCGACGAAGTGGTGGCGTTCGAGCCCTACTACGACTCCTACACCGCGTGCATCGCCATGGCCGGCGGCGTCCGCGTCCCGGTGACCCTGCGCCCCCCGCACTTCCGCCCGGACCTGGACGCCCTGCGCGCCGCCGTGACCGACCGCACCCGCCTGCTCCTGCTGAACACCCCGCACAACCCGACCGGCATGGTCCTCACCCGCGCGGAATCCGAGGCCATCGCGCAGCTCGTCCGCGAACGCGACCTCCTGGTCGTCACCGACGAGGTCTACGAACACCTGACCTTCGGCCCGGAGCACATCCCCCTGGCGACCCTGCCCGGCATGCGCGAGCGCACGGTGACCATCGGCTCAGCCGGCAAAACCTTCTCCTTCACCGGCTGGAAGGTCGGCTGGGTAACAGCGCCCCCGGCACTGGTCTCCGCAGTCCGCAGCGCCAAGCAGTTCCTCACCTACGTCGCCAGCGGCCCGTTCCAGTACGCCGCCGCAACAGCACTGGCCCTACCGGACGCATACTTCAGCACCCTGCGCACCGACCTGGAACGCAAACGCGACCTCCTCGCCGACGGCCTGACCGCAGCCGGCTTCGAAGTCTTCCGCCCAGACGGCACCTACTTCATCACCACCGACATCAGCGCCCTGACCCCCAAGGGCGGCATGGACTTCTGCCGCGAACTCCCCGAACGCTGCGGCGTCGTAGCCATCCCCAACCAGGTCTTCTACGACGACACCGAAGCCGCCCGCAGCCTGGTCCGCTTCGCCTTCTGCAAGAAGGACGAGGTCCTGACCGAAGCCGTCGAGCGCCTGGGGCGTCTGAAGGGGTAG
- a CDS encoding LLM class F420-dependent oxidoreductase produces the protein MDLRIFTEPQQGASYDTLLTVAKAAEDLGFDAFFRSDHYLKMGEVTGEPGPTDAWITLAGLARDTRRIKLGTLVSPATFRLPGPLAISVAQVDAMAGPGRVELGLGTGWFEDEHTAYGIPFPEKRFGLLEEQLEIITGLWNTPDGATYTFKGEHYAVSESPALPKPATKPHPPIILGGGGPKRTPRLAARYASEFNTSFRPFDDSDKLFTTVREAVSANGRSPESMTYSAALVACVGRDEAEFAKRAAAIGREPAELRENGLAGTPGEVVEKIGRYAGIGAQRLYLQFLDLQDLDHMELIASDVMRQL, from the coding sequence ATGGACTTGCGCATCTTCACCGAGCCACAGCAGGGCGCTTCGTACGACACGCTCCTCACCGTCGCCAAGGCCGCCGAGGACCTGGGCTTCGACGCGTTCTTCCGTTCCGACCACTACCTGAAGATGGGCGAGGTGACCGGCGAGCCCGGTCCCACCGACGCCTGGATCACCCTGGCCGGCCTGGCCCGCGACACCCGCCGCATCAAGCTCGGCACGCTGGTCAGCCCGGCCACCTTCCGGCTGCCCGGCCCGCTGGCGATCTCCGTCGCGCAGGTCGACGCCATGGCCGGTCCGGGCCGTGTCGAGCTGGGTCTGGGTACCGGTTGGTTCGAGGACGAGCACACCGCCTACGGCATCCCCTTCCCGGAGAAGCGCTTCGGGCTCCTGGAGGAGCAGCTGGAGATCATCACCGGGCTCTGGAACACCCCCGACGGCGCCACCTACACCTTCAAGGGCGAGCACTACGCCGTCTCGGAGTCCCCGGCGCTGCCCAAGCCGGCCACCAAGCCGCACCCGCCGATCATCCTCGGCGGCGGCGGCCCGAAGCGCACCCCGCGCCTGGCCGCCCGCTACGCCAGCGAGTTCAACACCTCCTTCCGCCCCTTCGACGACAGCGACAAGCTGTTCACCACCGTGCGCGAGGCGGTGAGCGCCAACGGCCGCTCGCCGGAGTCGATGACGTACTCCGCCGCCCTGGTCGCCTGCGTCGGCCGCGACGAGGCCGAGTTCGCCAAGCGCGCCGCCGCGATCGGCCGCGAGCCGGCCGAGCTGCGCGAGAACGGACTGGCCGGCACGCCGGGAGAGGTTGTGGAGAAGATCGGGCGCTACGCCGGCATCGGCGCGCAGCGCCTGTACCTGCAGTTCCTCGACCTGCAGGACCTGGACCACATGGAGCTCATCGCCTCCGACGTGATGCGCCAGCTCTAG
- a CDS encoding sugar ABC transporter substrate-binding protein has translation MRKAILAITALGAAVALSAAGCSSSKSSSSGSTTGGGSSTTSAAAGSSSSSSSSGTPTYKNNKVGILLPDTNSSPRWVNSDPDELKTQCAQYGLTCDIQNSNGSATTMTSQAQSMLNEGVGVLMLTNLDSGSAKAIEAQAQAKGVVTIDYDRLTLGGTAQYYVSFDNVAVGKAQGTALTKCTQVAGKTAVKYVEEDGAATDNNATLFKQGYDSVLKAQTGWTQAGDQSGNWDNPAGTAQSVFQKLLQGAPDLNAVMVANDEMANAAITVLKQQGLNGKVAVSGQDATATGLQNILNGDQCFTIYKPVKGEADVAVKLASQVLSGQKPTAPAVVHDPTGNRDVPSYLATPVVVDKSNITLPFTDGYQKAADVCTGDFAAKCTAAGIK, from the coding sequence ATGCGTAAGGCGATACTCGCAATCACCGCACTCGGCGCCGCGGTTGCGTTGAGCGCAGCTGGATGCAGTAGCTCTAAGAGCAGCAGCAGCGGTTCCACCACGGGCGGTGGCAGCTCGACGACCAGCGCCGCTGCGGGCTCCAGCAGCAGCAGTAGCAGCAGTGGCACGCCCACGTACAAGAACAACAAGGTCGGCATCCTGCTGCCGGACACCAACTCCTCGCCGCGGTGGGTCAACTCCGACCCCGACGAGCTGAAGACGCAGTGCGCGCAGTACGGCCTGACCTGTGACATCCAGAACTCCAACGGTTCTGCCACGACGATGACCTCGCAGGCGCAGTCGATGCTGAACGAGGGCGTCGGCGTGCTGATGCTCACCAACCTGGACTCCGGCTCGGCCAAGGCGATCGAGGCGCAGGCGCAGGCCAAGGGCGTCGTCACCATCGACTACGACCGGCTCACGCTCGGCGGCACCGCGCAGTACTACGTCTCCTTCGACAACGTGGCCGTCGGCAAGGCGCAGGGCACCGCCCTGACCAAGTGCACCCAGGTCGCCGGCAAGACCGCGGTGAAGTACGTCGAGGAGGACGGCGCCGCGACCGACAACAACGCGACGCTGTTCAAGCAGGGCTACGACAGCGTGCTGAAGGCGCAGACCGGCTGGACCCAGGCCGGCGACCAGTCCGGCAACTGGGACAACCCGGCCGGCACCGCGCAGTCGGTGTTCCAGAAGCTGCTGCAGGGCGCTCCGGACCTGAACGCGGTCATGGTCGCCAACGACGAGATGGCCAACGCGGCCATCACCGTCCTGAAGCAGCAGGGCCTCAACGGCAAGGTGGCTGTCTCCGGCCAGGACGCGACCGCGACCGGTCTGCAGAACATCCTCAACGGCGACCAGTGCTTCACGATCTACAAGCCGGTCAAGGGCGAGGCCGACGTGGCCGTCAAGCTGGCCAGCCAGGTCCTGTCCGGCCAGAAGCCGACCGCGCCGGCCGTGGTCCACGACCCGACCGGCAACCGTGATGTCCCGTCCTACCTGGCGACCCCGGTCGTGGTGGACAAGTCCAACATCACCCTGCCGTTCACCGACGGCTACCAGAAGGCCGCCGACGTCTGCACCGGCGACTTCGCCGCCAAGTGCACGGCGGCCGGCATCAAGTAG
- a CDS encoding ROK family protein, whose product MRARKGFTYGVTQEELRRHNLSTLLRYVHQHGPTSRAVLTASMNLNRSTIGALTADLSSAGLVEEELPGQHLGAGRPSLVVVPRAAHVYALAYMIGVDFVVAARVGLGGQVLDRRELYRPRGDYDLEDVMGHLERFTGELLSSEDIPPGAFCAGVGAAVPAAVRNSDGMLRFVPNMNWDDWGDAPLGDILHRRLVETFGIQAPVAVGNDADLGALAERTRGVAVGCDDLVYIVGEVGVGAGVIAGGEAMSGHDGYAGEVGHMVVNPSGRLCRCGARGCWETEIGEPAILAAAGHADGRRATVAELVAEAAAGDEKSVRALEHIGGWIALGVANIVTVFNPSMVIFGGLFGDVFPGIQGQIRTNLLSGSLGVVREGVRLVTPGLGADSTLIGAAEKAFEPLLADPLGFVSAMAAMPAPSSRVP is encoded by the coding sequence ATGAGGGCCCGCAAGGGGTTCACTTACGGAGTGACCCAGGAGGAACTGCGCCGGCACAACCTGTCGACCCTCTTGCGCTATGTCCACCAGCACGGACCGACCTCGCGCGCCGTGCTCACCGCGAGCATGAACCTCAACCGCTCGACGATCGGCGCGCTGACCGCCGACCTGTCCTCGGCCGGGTTGGTCGAGGAAGAGCTGCCCGGCCAGCACCTCGGTGCCGGCCGGCCGTCCCTGGTCGTGGTGCCCAGGGCCGCGCACGTGTACGCGCTGGCCTACATGATCGGCGTCGACTTCGTCGTCGCGGCCCGGGTGGGCCTGGGCGGACAGGTGCTCGACCGGCGCGAGCTGTACCGCCCGCGCGGCGACTACGACCTCGAAGACGTCATGGGGCACCTGGAGCGCTTCACCGGCGAGCTGCTGTCCTCCGAGGACATCCCGCCCGGCGCCTTCTGCGCCGGGGTGGGCGCGGCGGTCCCGGCCGCCGTCCGCAACTCCGACGGCATGCTGCGTTTCGTCCCCAACATGAACTGGGACGACTGGGGCGACGCCCCGCTCGGCGACATCCTGCACCGCCGCCTGGTGGAGACCTTCGGCATCCAGGCCCCGGTCGCGGTCGGCAACGACGCGGACCTCGGCGCCCTGGCCGAACGCACCCGGGGCGTGGCAGTGGGCTGCGACGACCTGGTGTACATCGTCGGCGAGGTCGGCGTCGGCGCCGGGGTGATCGCCGGCGGCGAGGCCATGTCCGGACACGACGGCTACGCCGGCGAGGTCGGGCACATGGTGGTCAACCCCTCCGGCCGGCTGTGCCGCTGCGGCGCGCGCGGCTGCTGGGAGACCGAAATCGGCGAGCCGGCGATCCTGGCCGCGGCCGGCCATGCCGACGGACGCCGCGCGACCGTGGCCGAACTCGTCGCCGAGGCGGCGGCCGGCGATGAGAAGTCGGTCCGCGCGCTGGAGCACATCGGCGGCTGGATCGCCCTGGGCGTGGCGAACATCGTCACGGTCTTCAACCCCAGCATGGTGATCTTCGGCGGCCTGTTCGGCGACGTGTTCCCCGGCATCCAGGGGCAGATCCGCACCAACCTGCTCTCCGGGAGCCTCGGCGTGGTCCGCGAGGGCGTGCGCCTGGTGACGCCGGGACTCGGCGCGGACTCCACGCTGATCGGCGCCGCGGAGAAGGCGTTCGAGCCGTTGCTGGCCGACCCGCTGGGGTTCGTCTCGGCGATGGCCGCCATGCCGGCACCCTCATCGCGCGTTCCCTGA
- a CDS encoding sugar ABC transporter permease — protein MTATENPTGTATATGETVPETGAAGTLLAYGRNRLERARGGELGSMPAVAGLVVLVIFFAIVQNGFLSLYNIANLVTQAAPIIVLAMGLIFVLLLGEIDLSAGTASGVCAALMAVMIVRHSLPWYVAVLAAIVTGAVLGFLIGWLRAKVRIPSFVVTLAAFLSFQGIVLMQVGKAGSISLPDQAAKPIITLEGYNNNLMPLWLGWVMLAVVAGGYALVKLRIAVSRRSAGLEAEPALVTFAKTLLMLILGAVFVYLLGENRAIQQNAFFNNLKIEGIPWVVLLLIVLTVGLTFLLSRTRYGRHVYAVGGNDEASRRAGIRVDRIRISVFVICSTLAAVAGVVQASQLESVASNFGAGNTLLLAVGAAVIGGTSLFGGRGRIMDAVWGGLVVAVIQNGMGDLIKGANSQAWQWIVTGLVLLLAAGFDATSRRVGRGDSH, from the coding sequence ATGACCGCTACCGAGAACCCGACCGGCACCGCGACCGCCACCGGCGAGACGGTTCCGGAGACCGGCGCGGCCGGCACGCTCTTGGCCTACGGCCGCAACCGCCTCGAGCGCGCCCGCGGCGGCGAGCTGGGCTCCATGCCCGCCGTGGCCGGGCTGGTCGTCCTGGTCATCTTCTTCGCGATCGTGCAGAACGGCTTCCTGTCGCTGTACAACATCGCCAACCTGGTCACCCAGGCCGCACCGATCATCGTGCTGGCCATGGGCCTGATCTTCGTCCTGCTGCTGGGCGAGATCGACCTGAGCGCGGGCACCGCCTCCGGCGTGTGCGCGGCGCTGATGGCGGTCATGATCGTGCGGCACAGCCTGCCGTGGTACGTGGCCGTGCTGGCCGCGATCGTCACCGGCGCGGTCCTGGGCTTCCTGATCGGATGGCTGCGCGCCAAGGTGCGCATCCCCTCCTTCGTGGTCACCCTGGCCGCGTTCCTGTCCTTCCAGGGCATCGTGCTGATGCAGGTCGGCAAGGCCGGCTCGATCTCCCTGCCGGACCAGGCCGCCAAGCCGATCATCACGCTCGAGGGCTACAACAACAACCTGATGCCGCTGTGGCTGGGCTGGGTCATGCTGGCCGTGGTGGCCGGCGGCTACGCCCTGGTCAAGCTGCGCATCGCGGTGAGCCGGCGCTCGGCGGGCCTGGAGGCCGAGCCGGCCCTGGTGACCTTCGCCAAGACGCTGCTGATGCTCATCCTCGGGGCGGTGTTCGTCTACCTGCTCGGCGAGAACCGCGCGATCCAGCAGAACGCCTTCTTCAACAACCTGAAGATCGAGGGCATCCCCTGGGTCGTCCTGCTGCTGATCGTCCTGACGGTGGGCCTGACCTTCCTGCTCAGCCGCACCCGGTACGGGCGCCACGTCTACGCCGTCGGCGGCAACGACGAGGCCTCGCGCCGGGCCGGTATCCGGGTCGACCGGATCCGGATCTCGGTGTTCGTGATCTGCTCCACGCTGGCCGCGGTGGCCGGTGTCGTGCAGGCCTCGCAGCTGGAGTCGGTGGCCTCGAACTTCGGCGCCGGCAACACCCTGCTCCTCGCCGTCGGCGCGGCCGTCATCGGTGGCACCAGCCTGTTCGGCGGACGCGGCCGCATCATGGACGCCGTGTGGGGCGGCCTGGTGGTGGCGGTGATCCAGAACGGTATGGGCGACCTGATCAAGGGCGCGAACAGCCAGGCCTGGCAGTGGATCGTCACCGGTCTGGTGCTGCTCCTCGCGGCCGGGTTCGACGCGACCTCGCGCCGCGTCGGCCGAGGCGACTCGCACTGA
- a CDS encoding LysR family transcriptional regulator, translated as MTQLNLHRLSIFLTVVETGGFSAAAQKLYMSQPSVSNHVRNLEQSLQTTLIDRSGPRIRPTAEGEVLAEYARRIFLLTEEAVAAIREVSGVQSGRLEVGGTTTVGTYLLPRLLARFRERHQNIECDIVVGNNGQILKRLLDGELGLAIVAGQPAAPQLKTETVLDERLLLVAAPGHPLTHPTPHITAPQLAGERFLLREPGSQTRDLQEAALINWDLDDMPKADMWGPETIKQSVAAGLGISLISEHAIDTEVKDGRLAVLEVDPPLRSRPVVIAYRRDRLLSPAERAFVALARGLRTWPDSEAAAG; from the coding sequence GTGACGCAGCTGAACTTGCACCGCCTGTCGATCTTCCTGACCGTCGTCGAGACCGGCGGCTTCTCGGCGGCCGCGCAGAAGCTCTACATGAGCCAGCCCTCGGTCTCCAACCACGTCCGCAACCTCGAACAGTCGCTGCAGACAACCCTGATAGACCGCTCCGGCCCGCGCATCCGCCCCACCGCCGAGGGCGAAGTCCTGGCCGAGTACGCACGCCGCATCTTCCTCCTGACCGAGGAAGCGGTCGCAGCCATCCGCGAGGTATCCGGCGTCCAGTCCGGGCGCCTGGAAGTCGGCGGCACGACCACGGTCGGCACGTACCTGCTGCCACGACTGCTCGCACGCTTCCGCGAACGGCACCAGAACATCGAGTGCGACATCGTCGTCGGCAACAACGGCCAGATCCTCAAGCGCCTCCTGGACGGCGAACTCGGCCTGGCCATCGTCGCCGGCCAACCCGCAGCCCCCCAACTGAAAACCGAAACAGTCCTCGACGAACGCCTCCTCCTAGTAGCCGCCCCCGGCCACCCCCTGACCCACCCCACCCCCCACATCACCGCACCCCAGCTGGCAGGCGAACGCTTCCTCCTGCGCGAACCCGGCTCCCAAACCCGCGACCTCCAAGAAGCAGCCCTGATCAACTGGGACCTCGACGACATGCCCAAAGCCGACATGTGGGGCCCAGAAACCATCAAGCAATCCGTAGCAGCCGGCCTAGGCATCTCCCTGATCTCCGAACACGCCATCGACACCGAAGTCAAAGACGGCCGCCTAGCAGTCCTCGAAGTCGACCCACCCCTACGCTCCCGCCCAGTAGTGATCGCCTACCGCCGAGACCGCCTCCTATCACCCGCCGAACGCGCTTTCGTGGCCCTGGCACGAGGCCTGCGGACCTGGCCGGACAGCGAGGCGGCTGCGGGCTGA
- a CDS encoding pentapeptide repeat-containing protein, which produces MQGNESTERAERKEHPERTERTSRADLAADCANCFALCCVGLAFTASQDFAVDKSAGTPCPNLAADDRCSIHTGLRGRGFQGCTVYDCFGAGQKLSRQTFGGVSWREAPHSAPQMFAALPVMRQLHEMLWYLAEAETLASASALRTEVGWSAEETERLSRLPLEDLLALDLSAHRAGVSELLSEVSTLTRAGIGGGRKKDRRGADLIGARLAGADFQGADLRGAYLIGADLSGADLRRADLIGADLRDAKLAGADLTGAIFLTQTQLNAALADQGTKIPDGLARPSHWA; this is translated from the coding sequence ATGCAGGGCAACGAAAGCACGGAGCGCGCGGAGCGCAAGGAGCACCCCGAGCGCACCGAGCGCACCAGTCGTGCCGATCTCGCGGCCGACTGCGCGAACTGCTTCGCGCTGTGCTGCGTGGGGCTGGCGTTCACGGCGTCCCAGGACTTCGCCGTCGACAAGTCCGCCGGGACGCCGTGCCCCAACCTGGCCGCCGACGACCGCTGCTCGATCCACACCGGACTGCGCGGCCGCGGCTTCCAGGGCTGCACGGTGTACGACTGCTTCGGCGCCGGCCAGAAGCTGTCGAGACAGACGTTCGGCGGCGTGTCGTGGCGCGAGGCGCCGCACAGCGCCCCGCAGATGTTCGCGGCGCTGCCGGTGATGCGCCAGCTGCACGAGATGCTGTGGTACCTGGCCGAGGCCGAGACGCTGGCCTCGGCCTCAGCCCTGCGCACCGAGGTCGGCTGGTCCGCCGAGGAGACCGAACGGCTGTCCCGGTTGCCGCTGGAGGATTTGTTGGCGCTGGACCTCTCCGCGCACCGCGCCGGCGTCAGCGAACTGCTTTCGGAAGTCAGCACCCTGACGCGCGCGGGCATCGGCGGCGGCCGGAAGAAGGACCGCCGCGGCGCGGACCTCATCGGCGCCCGGCTGGCAGGTGCGGACTTCCAAGGAGCGGACCTGCGCGGCGCTTACCTCATCGGCGCCGACCTCTCGGGCGCTGACCTGCGGCGGGCCGATCTGATCGGCGCCGATCTGCGCGATGCGAAGCTGGCCGGGGCGGATCTGACCGGCGCGATATTCCTGACGCAGACACAGCTGAACGCGGCGCTCGCAGATCAGGGTACGAAGATCCCCGACGGCCTCGCCCGACCCTCGCACTGGGCCTAG
- a CDS encoding transglycosylase family protein, translated as MFTLSSRKKTGIVVASVAGAAVVLPALLASTASAASVSTWDQVAACESGGNWAINTGNGYYGGLQFSTSSWLGAGGGQYAPRADLATKDQQIAIAEHLLASQGPGAWPVCGPRAGLTAGSAAPAVNPGTASTSTTQTQTQTQQAPKPQTQPAPKQQTQSWTAPKQNTQPAPAPQTQPTGATYVIKTGDTLSQIAVTHHVAGGWQTLFQLNKGQISNPNLIFPGQVVKL; from the coding sequence ATGTTCACCCTGTCCAGCCGCAAGAAGACCGGAATCGTCGTGGCCTCCGTGGCCGGCGCCGCCGTCGTCCTGCCCGCCCTGCTGGCCTCCACCGCCAGCGCGGCCAGCGTCTCCACCTGGGACCAGGTCGCCGCCTGCGAAAGCGGCGGCAACTGGGCCATCAACACCGGCAACGGCTACTACGGCGGCCTCCAGTTCTCCACCAGCTCCTGGCTCGGCGCCGGCGGCGGCCAGTACGCCCCCCGAGCCGACCTGGCCACCAAGGACCAGCAGATAGCCATCGCCGAGCACCTCCTGGCCTCCCAGGGCCCCGGCGCCTGGCCCGTCTGCGGCCCCCGCGCCGGCCTCACCGCCGGCAGCGCCGCACCCGCCGTGAACCCCGGCACCGCGAGCACCTCCACCACGCAGACGCAGACCCAGACGCAGCAGGCGCCCAAGCCGCAGACCCAGCCGGCGCCCAAGCAGCAGACCCAGTCCTGGACCGCGCCGAAGCAGAACACCCAGCCGGCTCCCGCCCCGCAGACCCAGCCGACCGGCGCGACCTACGTCATCAAGACCGGCGACACCCTGTCCCAGATCGCCGTCACCCACCACGTCGCCGGCGGCTGGCAGACCCTGTTCCAGCTGAACAAGGGCCAGATCAGCAACCCGAACCTGATCTTCCCGGGCCAGGTCGTCAAGCTCTGA
- a CDS encoding ATP-binding cassette domain-containing protein, with amino-acid sequence MTETTTSAAPRTAGSGEPILQLRSVNKSFGPVHVLQDVDFEAHAGEVTALVGDNGAGKSTLVKCIGGTYSIDSGDYVFEGNDVKVHDPRDAAALGIEIVYQDLALCENLDIVGNMFLGRERVSGWRTLDENAMERLAGETLAGLSVRTVKSLRQQVSSLSGGQRQTVAIAKSVLWNSKVVILDEPTAALGVAQTAQVLELVRRLADRGHAVILISHNMRDVLEVSDRIAALYLGRMAAQVKRSEVTQTQIVELITAGRSGDLGLQPGANGNGANGNGLNAAGGTGVSDALSAAEANQGEQASNESDGTDGVTA; translated from the coding sequence GTGACGGAAACAACCACGTCCGCGGCACCCCGGACGGCGGGGTCGGGCGAGCCGATCCTTCAGTTGCGGAGTGTCAACAAGTCCTTCGGCCCGGTCCATGTGCTGCAGGACGTCGACTTCGAGGCGCACGCCGGAGAGGTCACCGCCCTGGTCGGCGACAACGGCGCCGGCAAGTCCACGCTGGTCAAGTGCATCGGTGGCACGTACTCCATCGACAGCGGCGACTACGTCTTCGAGGGCAACGACGTCAAGGTCCACGACCCGCGCGACGCCGCCGCGCTGGGCATCGAGATCGTCTACCAGGACCTCGCGCTGTGCGAGAACCTGGACATCGTCGGCAACATGTTCCTGGGCCGCGAGCGCGTCTCCGGCTGGCGCACGCTGGATGAGAACGCCATGGAGCGCCTGGCCGGGGAGACCCTGGCCGGCCTGTCGGTCCGCACCGTGAAGTCGCTGCGCCAGCAGGTCTCCAGCCTGTCCGGCGGCCAGCGCCAGACGGTCGCGATCGCCAAGTCCGTGCTGTGGAACTCCAAGGTCGTCATCCTCGACGAGCCGACCGCCGCGCTCGGCGTGGCCCAGACCGCGCAGGTCCTGGAACTGGTGCGCCGGCTGGCCGACCGCGGCCACGCGGTCATCCTGATCTCGCACAACATGCGCGACGTGCTCGAGGTCTCCGACCGCATCGCCGCGCTGTACCTGGGGCGGATGGCCGCTCAGGTCAAGCGCTCCGAGGTGACCCAGACCCAGATCGTCGAGCTGATCACCGCCGGCCGCTCCGGGGACCTGGGCCTGCAGCCCGGCGCCAACGGCAACGGCGCCAACGGCAACGGCCTCAACGCCGCCGGCGGCACCGGGGTCTCCGACGCCCTGAGCGCGGCCGAGGCGAACCAGGGCGAGCAGGCCTCCAACGAATCCGACGGAACCGACGGGGTGACGGCATGA